From the genome of Candidatus Electrothrix communis, one region includes:
- the prfA gene encoding peptide chain release factor 1 produces MFENLVDIHEKLSALERQLSDPELLNNRTKYQETVREHSRVSKLSELYAAYTKVGQDLADNRELIHDAANDPEMAELAKGELEELNEQQAELEKKIRLLLLPPDPNDEKNIFLEIRAGTGGDEAALFVADLFRMFSRYAETQKWKIEVMSSSPIGIGGFKELIALISGDRVYSRLKYESGVHRVQRVPETETQGRIHTSAVTVAIIPEAEEVDLQIAPNELKFDVFRSSGPGGQSVNTTDSAVRITHLPTGLVVTCQDEKSQHKNKAKAMLVMRARLLDKLEQERHDKIAKDRKGQVGSGDRSERIRTYNFPQGRVTDHRINLTCYKLDQIISGALDEIILPIITHYQTEALKELD; encoded by the coding sequence TTTAGAGCGTCAGCTTTCTGACCCGGAACTGCTCAATAACCGGACAAAATACCAGGAAACTGTGCGCGAGCATTCCCGGGTATCCAAGCTGAGTGAGCTCTATGCCGCCTACACCAAGGTCGGGCAGGATTTAGCAGATAACCGTGAGCTTATTCATGATGCTGCTAACGATCCCGAAATGGCGGAACTGGCAAAAGGGGAACTTGAAGAGCTGAACGAACAGCAAGCGGAGCTGGAGAAAAAAATCCGCCTGCTGCTCCTGCCGCCGGATCCCAATGATGAAAAAAATATCTTCCTAGAAATCCGGGCAGGTACTGGCGGCGATGAAGCTGCCCTCTTTGTTGCCGACCTGTTCCGTATGTTTTCCAGATACGCGGAAACACAAAAGTGGAAAATTGAGGTCATGAGCTCCAGCCCCATCGGCATTGGTGGCTTTAAGGAATTGATTGCCTTAATATCCGGGGACAGGGTCTACTCTCGCCTTAAATACGAGTCAGGAGTTCACCGAGTCCAGCGGGTCCCGGAAACCGAGACCCAGGGCCGTATCCATACCTCGGCAGTGACCGTCGCAATTATCCCGGAAGCAGAAGAAGTAGATCTGCAAATTGCGCCCAACGAGTTAAAGTTCGATGTTTTTCGCTCATCTGGCCCAGGTGGCCAGTCGGTCAACACCACAGACTCGGCAGTGCGGATTACCCATCTGCCCACCGGTCTGGTTGTGACTTGTCAGGATGAAAAATCACAGCATAAAAACAAGGCCAAGGCCATGCTGGTCATGCGGGCCCGCCTGCTGGATAAGCTGGAGCAGGAACGGCATGATAAGATTGCCAAGGATCGTAAGGGCCAAGTCGGTAGCGGGGATCGTAGTGAGCGCATCAGGACCTATAATTTCCCTCAAGGACGGGTCACCGATCATCGGATCAACCTGACCTGCTATAAACTGGATCAGATTATATCTGGTGCCCTTGATGAGATTATCCTGCCTATCATCACCCATTATCAAACTGAGGCTTTGAAAGAGCTGGATTGA
- the prmC gene encoding peptide chain release factor N(5)-glutamine methyltransferase → MFALSYRADTQVCPYISPPLTICLPAQHHRIGSPLQLLLSPYTMPDKDVPVHQLLTIATSSLTEAGIEDSPLEAELLLRHCLNVSRSKLFLLHDQPVEKETEHHFRELLRRRCQREPLQYIMGSCEFWSLDFFVSPAVLIPRPETEFLLEHCFSTLQQNANGQPQRILDLCTGSGIIATILAKEFPRSKVIATDFSQEALGVACKNISLHDLNEQVHLLRADLLTAFSRTPLFDLIVTNPPYVKAGDIPTLEPEVRDWEPHLALSGGNSGLDCVARICEDAKSLLQPGGWLFMEIGSDIGQEVEQVFLEAGGYEQVKVVVDWAGQPRVLQARKRDER, encoded by the coding sequence GTGTTTGCCCTTTCATACCGGGCAGACACGCAGGTCTGCCCCTACATTTCCCCACCTCTCACTATCTGTTTGCCCGCTCAGCACCATCGAATCGGATCTCCTCTCCAACTCCTGCTCTCTCCCTACACCATGCCCGATAAGGATGTACCCGTTCACCAGCTCCTGACGATTGCAACAAGTTCTCTCACTGAAGCCGGGATTGAAGACAGTCCCCTTGAGGCCGAACTCCTCCTCCGTCATTGCCTCAACGTTTCCCGCAGCAAACTCTTTCTCCTCCATGATCAGCCGGTAGAAAAAGAGACCGAACACCATTTCCGGGAACTGCTCCGGCGAAGATGCCAGCGCGAACCCTTACAATATATTATGGGCAGCTGCGAGTTCTGGTCCCTGGATTTTTTTGTCAGCCCGGCAGTCCTGATCCCCCGCCCGGAAACCGAATTTCTCCTTGAGCATTGCTTTTCCACCCTGCAACAAAACGCAAACGGACAACCGCAGCGCATTCTCGATCTCTGTACCGGCAGCGGAATCATTGCCACTATCCTGGCCAAAGAATTCCCCCGCAGCAAGGTCATTGCCACTGATTTTTCCCAGGAAGCCCTTGGGGTGGCCTGCAAGAACATCTCTCTTCATGATCTGAATGAGCAGGTCCATTTACTCCGCGCCGACCTCCTCACCGCTTTTTCCCGCACACCGCTTTTTGATCTCATTGTCACCAACCCCCCGTATGTCAAAGCAGGTGATATACCGACGCTTGAACCGGAGGTACGGGATTGGGAGCCGCATCTGGCCCTGTCCGGCGGTAACAGCGGCTTGGACTGCGTTGCCCGCATCTGCGAGGATGCTAAGTCGCTCTTGCAGCCCGGAGGTTGGCTGTTTATGGAGATTGGATCGGATATCGGGCAGGAGGTTGAGCAGGTTTTTTTGGAGGCGGGAGGATATGAGCAGGTCAAGGTGGTGGTGGATTGGGCTGGACAGCCTCGGGTTTTGCAGGCTCGGAAAAGGGATGAAAGGTAG
- a CDS encoding DUF1566 domain-containing protein produces the protein MGLFNALNLSGNPTAVDWEMTPEYSFGTFESWGGRERVRSNNERIYYFIVDAWGEVPKLCLMERGIKHARIVAEIKAPSEMMQRCVQKQGKVALFERTHAINGELKQWLLDNIMENEDTSRVIPIEEEDQRDLLGASGLPGVDEPLPEDLPARIILPDTTMEFVEEEAAKMIREYNFTDHKRNPDGLFENYLVDNGDGLTVTDVVTGLMWQRGGLDIMSHRMLRKGIEQINKEGFAGHNDWRMPTLHEAMSLLEVELNSKDLYLHPVFSADQPFIMVNTERRPGGQWFVDNKQGSAYWSSGTIPGGFGRLCRKA, from the coding sequence ATGGGACTTTTCAATGCATTAAATCTGAGCGGAAATCCGACAGCCGTTGATTGGGAGATGACGCCGGAATACAGCTTTGGTACCTTTGAGAGCTGGGGCGGCCGGGAAAGGGTTCGCAGTAATAATGAGCGGATCTATTATTTCATTGTTGACGCCTGGGGTGAAGTACCGAAGCTCTGTTTGATGGAGCGCGGTATTAAACATGCCAGGATTGTCGCGGAAATTAAGGCTCCCTCTGAAATGATGCAACGTTGCGTGCAGAAACAGGGCAAGGTTGCACTTTTTGAGCGAACCCACGCTATCAACGGCGAGTTGAAGCAATGGTTGCTTGATAATATCATGGAGAATGAAGATACCTCGCGGGTTATCCCCATTGAGGAGGAAGATCAACGTGATCTTTTAGGAGCTTCCGGTCTTCCCGGAGTTGATGAACCCTTACCCGAAGATCTCCCGGCTCGCATCATCCTTCCTGACACGACCATGGAGTTTGTGGAGGAGGAGGCGGCCAAGATGATCAGGGAGTATAATTTTACTGATCATAAACGAAATCCTGATGGTCTGTTTGAAAATTACTTGGTTGATAACGGCGATGGCCTGACGGTGACCGATGTGGTGACCGGTCTGATGTGGCAGCGGGGCGGGCTGGATATCATGAGCCATCGTATGCTGCGAAAAGGGATAGAACAAATCAACAAAGAGGGCTTTGCTGGCCATAATGATTGGCGGATGCCGACCCTGCATGAAGCCATGTCTCTGTTGGAGGTTGAACTGAACAGCAAGGACCTGTATCTCCATCCTGTATTTTCTGCTGATCAGCCGTTCATTATGGTGAATACTGAACGGAGGCCGGGAGGTCAGTGGTTTGTCGACAATAAACAAGGGAGTGCTTATTGGTCTTCCGGGACCATCCCTGGTGGCTTTGGTCGGCTTTGTCGTAAGGCCTAA
- the glgX gene encoding glycogen debranching protein GlgX: MKINFPTFSGSPQPLGATVTPTGINFALFSRHADKVTLILGVKDACESSRFEIPLDPKLHKTGDIWHIQVSGLPAYLRYGYKLSGPEEPHTRGLTYDDSLIMLDPYAKEVRSPRWGEDRTSIHYQTCGLIPLDTYDWEGDRPLNIPLQDTVIYEMHVRGFTQNSSSQCSFPGTFKGICEKIDYMKELGITAVELMPVTEFDETECLFRNPETGEKLRNYWGYSPLSFFAPKASYSSDSAHPLREFRDMVKTLHKAGIEVILDIVFNHTSEGGWDGPTTSFRGIDNPIYYLLDPQTREYLNFSGCGNTCNCNHPIVRTLIMDALHWWVIEMHVDGFRFDLASILGRDQNGNVLRNPPVVEMIAEDPVLADTKIIAEAWDAAGLYQVGHFSPHHRWAEWNGRFRDDVRMFMNGTPGMVPALATRIAGSSDLYQHNGRRPCNSINFITSHDGFTLADLVSYNGKQNLANGENNRDGDNNNLSWDSGAPGPTANPTVLALRQRRIKTMAVILFLSQGVPMLVAGDEFGQTQQGNNNAWCQDNEISWLNWNLVEKNKGQVRFFRKLIEFRREHAIFRRVNFFEVNNPNTPPVGQTILWQALEPGTEDWSEHAHALSFLLKGSTIDDGDNADFFIMLNGHPEQEALFTIPGPHAESGPCFWKKIIDTSEEAPEDILDLDKAGCVAIGSRIKVEAMGGVVLQTVRSYSSTSKERERR, from the coding sequence ATGAAAATAAATTTCCCTACTTTTTCCGGTTCACCGCAACCTCTCGGGGCAACAGTCACGCCCACAGGCATCAACTTTGCCCTTTTTTCCCGGCACGCAGACAAGGTCACTTTGATCCTCGGCGTAAAGGATGCCTGCGAATCCTCACGGTTTGAAATTCCTCTGGATCCGAAACTCCACAAAACCGGCGATATTTGGCATATTCAAGTCAGTGGCCTCCCCGCCTATCTGCGCTACGGATACAAACTCTCAGGCCCTGAAGAACCCCATACCAGGGGGCTGACCTATGACGACAGCCTGATCATGCTTGACCCCTATGCCAAAGAAGTTCGCTCCCCGCGTTGGGGGGAAGATCGCACCAGCATTCACTACCAGACCTGCGGCCTGATCCCCCTTGATACCTATGACTGGGAAGGCGACCGACCCCTCAACATCCCCTTACAGGATACGGTCATCTATGAGATGCACGTACGCGGTTTTACGCAGAACTCCTCTTCGCAATGCAGCTTCCCAGGTACTTTCAAGGGAATCTGTGAAAAAATTGATTATATGAAAGAGCTCGGTATCACAGCAGTGGAACTGATGCCGGTCACGGAATTCGATGAAACCGAATGCCTCTTTCGTAACCCGGAAACTGGAGAAAAACTGCGCAACTACTGGGGATACAGCCCGCTCTCCTTTTTTGCGCCCAAGGCCTCGTACTCCTCAGACAGTGCCCATCCTCTGCGAGAATTTCGCGACATGGTCAAGACCCTGCACAAAGCTGGCATTGAGGTCATTCTTGATATTGTCTTCAATCATACCTCGGAAGGGGGATGGGACGGCCCGACCACCTCCTTTCGCGGCATTGATAACCCGATCTATTACCTGCTTGACCCGCAAACCAGGGAGTATCTCAACTTTTCCGGCTGCGGCAATACCTGCAACTGTAATCACCCTATTGTTCGCACCCTCATCATGGATGCCCTGCATTGGTGGGTCATAGAAATGCATGTGGACGGTTTCCGTTTTGATCTTGCCTCAATTCTGGGGCGGGATCAAAACGGAAACGTGTTGCGCAACCCCCCGGTGGTGGAGATGATTGCTGAAGATCCTGTTTTGGCGGATACGAAAATTATTGCTGAAGCATGGGATGCAGCCGGGCTGTATCAGGTCGGCCATTTCTCACCCCATCACCGTTGGGCCGAATGGAACGGCAGGTTCCGGGATGATGTACGGATGTTCATGAACGGGACTCCGGGCATGGTTCCCGCCTTGGCGACCCGGATCGCAGGCAGTTCGGATCTCTATCAGCATAACGGACGCAGGCCCTGTAACTCCATCAACTTTATTACCAGCCATGATGGGTTCACCCTGGCTGATCTCGTGAGTTATAATGGAAAACAAAACCTGGCCAACGGTGAAAACAACCGAGACGGGGATAATAATAATCTAAGTTGGGATTCCGGCGCACCAGGGCCGACTGCTAACCCGACAGTCCTTGCTCTGCGGCAACGCCGCATTAAGACGATGGCGGTTATTTTATTCCTTTCTCAAGGAGTACCAATGCTGGTGGCCGGAGATGAATTCGGGCAGACCCAACAGGGAAATAATAATGCCTGGTGTCAGGATAATGAAATCAGCTGGCTTAACTGGAATCTCGTGGAGAAAAATAAAGGGCAGGTACGTTTTTTCAGAAAACTGATCGAGTTCCGGCGCGAACATGCCATCTTTCGCCGGGTGAATTTCTTTGAAGTCAACAATCCGAATACCCCACCCGTTGGCCAAACAATCCTCTGGCAGGCCCTAGAGCCGGGCACAGAAGATTGGTCCGAGCATGCCCACGCCCTGTCTTTCTTGCTTAAAGGAAGCACAATCGATGACGGTGATAATGCTGATTTCTTTATCATGCTCAACGGTCATCCTGAACAGGAGGCGCTGTTTACTATTCCGGGGCCTCATGCTGAAAGCGGTCCCTGCTTCTGGAAAAAAATTATTGATACCAGCGAAGAGGCTCCAGAAGATATTTTGGATTTGGATAAGGCCGGTTGTGTCGCAATCGGCAGCCGAATTAAAGTGGAAGCTATGGGGGGGGTGGTCCTGCAAACTGTCAGGAGTTACAGCTCGACAAGCAAGGAGAGAGAAAGGAGGTAG
- the gyrB gene encoding DNA topoisomerase (ATP-hydrolyzing) subunit B — MSEQGNASYGAEQIKVLDGLEAVRKRPSMYIGNTAEEGLHHLIYEVVDNSIDEALAGHCDRIKVIIREDGAVSVEDNGRGIPVDKHPTEDMTALELVMTTLHAGGKFDHSSYKVSGGLHGVGVSVVNALSTAVTAEIKRNGKIYRQAYEYGDKTGELEVVGTSEHTGTKITFKPDPSIFQETVTFRYDTVRNRLRELAFLNRGIQIFLKDERSGAEDTFEFKGGIVEYVEYLNRKRTPIHPEPIFIEGEKDQVQVEISLQYFDGYSERLFSFVNNINTREGGTHVAGFRGSLTKCINKYATDDIIPKNLKAKMGGDDVREGLTAIVSVRVPNPQFEGQTKTKLGNSEVKSIVASICNDKLGEYMERNPQVARLILSKAVEAARARDAAKRARELSRKKGGLSVMMAGKLAECQSKNPEERELFIVEGDSAGGSAKQGRDRAVQAILPLRGKIMNVEKARFDKILGSEEIKQLIASLGTGIGREEFDQEKLRYHKIIIMTDADVDGAHIRTLLLTFFYRQMLPLVENGYVYIGQPPLYRLGRGKKEQYFIDDDALNNYLYDQAAQTIRVRRENGEEIEGQSMVNLLRKFTLFERINNFLERINIQEKLAFFLLENDVHSADQFKDEAFLEALLEKLAPLDPVSSNIRVCRWRSGCYEVDVAFRGHGHSRATIGPNIPLIPEYRHALDLYPEIRDHIYGSFTIMKASNTGQEKEILAENWHDLIRLVREETFKGSHLQRYKGLGEMNPEQLWDTTMNPENRTLLQVKIEDAESADDLFVTLMGDKVEPRREFIQNHALEVAELDV, encoded by the coding sequence GTGAGCGAGCAGGGAAACGCGTCCTACGGGGCGGAACAGATCAAAGTCCTTGATGGGTTGGAAGCCGTACGTAAGCGTCCGTCCATGTATATAGGCAATACTGCGGAAGAGGGATTGCATCACCTGATTTATGAGGTGGTGGACAACTCTATTGATGAGGCTTTGGCTGGCCATTGTGACCGGATCAAGGTGATTATCCGTGAAGACGGTGCTGTCTCGGTTGAGGATAACGGACGCGGTATTCCGGTGGATAAGCATCCCACCGAGGACATGACTGCTTTAGAGCTGGTCATGACAACTCTGCACGCAGGAGGTAAGTTTGACCATTCCTCCTACAAGGTATCTGGAGGGCTGCATGGCGTTGGGGTCTCTGTGGTCAATGCCCTCAGTACAGCCGTAACTGCCGAGATCAAACGGAATGGCAAGATCTACCGGCAGGCGTATGAGTATGGCGACAAGACCGGTGAGCTGGAGGTGGTCGGCACAAGTGAGCATACTGGTACGAAAATTACCTTTAAGCCGGACCCGAGTATTTTTCAGGAAACGGTCACCTTCAGGTATGATACGGTGCGTAATCGCTTAAGGGAGCTGGCGTTTCTCAACCGGGGTATTCAAATTTTCCTCAAGGACGAACGGAGTGGAGCTGAGGATACCTTCGAGTTTAAAGGCGGCATTGTTGAGTATGTGGAGTATCTGAACCGCAAACGCACACCGATTCATCCTGAACCTATTTTCATTGAAGGAGAGAAGGATCAGGTGCAGGTCGAGATATCGCTGCAGTATTTTGACGGCTATTCAGAGCGACTTTTTTCTTTTGTTAATAATATCAATACGCGTGAAGGGGGGACCCACGTCGCTGGTTTCCGAGGTTCCCTGACCAAGTGTATCAATAAGTACGCCACGGATGATATAATCCCTAAAAATCTGAAGGCGAAAATGGGCGGCGACGATGTTCGCGAAGGCCTGACCGCAATTGTCTCGGTGCGGGTTCCCAATCCTCAGTTTGAGGGGCAGACCAAGACCAAGCTCGGTAATTCCGAGGTGAAGTCGATTGTCGCTTCTATTTGCAACGATAAACTTGGCGAATATATGGAGAGAAATCCTCAGGTTGCCAGGCTGATACTGAGCAAGGCGGTTGAGGCGGCGCGGGCCAGAGACGCAGCCAAGCGGGCCAGGGAGCTGTCCCGTAAAAAAGGCGGCCTGTCGGTGATGATGGCGGGTAAGCTTGCTGAATGCCAGTCAAAAAATCCGGAGGAACGTGAGCTTTTTATCGTGGAGGGCGACTCTGCGGGTGGTTCCGCCAAACAGGGCCGGGATCGTGCGGTTCAGGCTATCCTGCCCCTGCGCGGCAAGATTATGAACGTGGAAAAGGCCCGTTTCGACAAGATTCTCGGTTCTGAGGAGATCAAGCAGTTAATTGCCTCCTTGGGTACCGGTATCGGTCGGGAAGAGTTTGATCAGGAAAAATTGCGCTACCATAAAATTATCATCATGACCGATGCCGATGTGGACGGTGCGCATATCAGGACCCTGCTCCTCACTTTTTTCTATCGCCAGATGCTGCCCTTGGTGGAAAACGGCTATGTTTATATTGGCCAACCGCCATTGTATCGGTTAGGGCGGGGGAAAAAGGAGCAATATTTTATTGATGATGATGCCCTGAACAACTATCTCTATGATCAGGCTGCCCAGACCATCCGGGTTCGGCGAGAAAACGGTGAAGAAATTGAGGGGCAGTCTATGGTTAACTTGCTCAGAAAATTTACCCTTTTTGAGCGGATTAACAACTTTTTGGAGCGGATAAACATTCAGGAGAAGCTGGCCTTTTTCCTTTTGGAAAACGATGTGCATTCCGCCGATCAGTTTAAAGATGAGGCCTTCTTGGAAGCGCTCCTGGAAAAATTAGCTCCCTTGGACCCGGTTTCCAGCAATATCCGTGTCTGTCGCTGGCGTTCAGGCTGTTATGAGGTGGATGTCGCCTTTCGCGGTCATGGGCATAGCCGGGCTACAATCGGTCCGAATATCCCGCTCATCCCGGAATACCGCCATGCCCTTGATTTGTATCCAGAGATCAGAGATCATATATATGGTAGCTTCACGATCATGAAGGCATCGAACACCGGGCAGGAAAAGGAAATCCTGGCGGAAAACTGGCATGACTTGATCCGCCTGGTGCGAGAGGAAACGTTTAAGGGCAGTCATCTACAACGGTATAAAGGTCTTGGTGAGATGAACCCGGAACAGCTTTGGGATACCACCATGAATCCGGAAAATCGTACACTCCTTCAAGTGAAGATTGAGGATGCCGAGTCTGCTGATGATCTTTTTGTCACCCTGATGGGCGATAAAGTAGAGCCGAGGCGGGAATTTATTCAGAACCACGCTCTGGAAGTTGCCGAGCTGGATGTGTGA
- a CDS encoding glycosyltransferase family A protein — MISVIIPTFNRAGFLEQAIGSVLDQSCACGEILVVDDGSNDGTSEIVRRISRPAKVPIRYLYQENKGASASRNMGIVEARHDFLCFLDSDDRWAPHKLKMQLEAMEHQPQYLISHTRELWYRQGMQVNQKKKHAPPHGEIFNRALQMCVVGMSTVMVRRELFTRYGLFAEDMLCCEDYDLWLRVSRKEKFLLVDEALTLKNGGRADQLSVIHRLGMDTWRIRSLCRLLERAQLSSEQHAQALAELERKCIIYGKGCIKHGRSEEGQRYLVLPEQFRVRKERS, encoded by the coding sequence ATGATTTCAGTTATTATTCCGACCTTTAATCGGGCAGGATTTCTTGAGCAGGCAATTGGTTCGGTGCTGGATCAGAGTTGTGCCTGTGGGGAAATATTGGTTGTTGATGACGGTTCTAATGATGGGACCTCGGAGATCGTCAGGAGGATTAGTAGGCCTGCCAAGGTGCCGATTCGTTATCTGTATCAGGAGAATAAAGGGGCTTCCGCATCACGCAATATGGGGATTGTCGAGGCCCGGCATGATTTTCTCTGTTTTCTTGATTCAGATGATCGCTGGGCACCGCATAAGCTGAAGATGCAGCTGGAGGCGATGGAGCATCAACCGCAGTATCTTATTTCTCATACCAGGGAGCTTTGGTATCGGCAGGGAATGCAGGTTAACCAGAAAAAGAAACACGCGCCTCCCCATGGCGAGATATTCAATCGTGCTTTGCAGATGTGTGTGGTCGGGATGTCTACGGTCATGGTGCGGAGGGAGCTCTTTACCCGTTACGGCCTGTTTGCCGAGGATATGCTCTGCTGTGAAGATTATGATCTGTGGCTACGGGTAAGCAGGAAGGAAAAATTTCTTCTTGTTGATGAGGCCCTGACCTTAAAGAATGGCGGGCGAGCGGATCAGCTCTCAGTTATTCATCGTTTGGGGATGGATACCTGGCGTATTCGTTCGCTTTGTCGTCTGCTGGAGAGGGCTCAATTAAGCTCAGAACAGCATGCCCAGGCTCTTGCAGAGCTGGAAAGAAAATGCATTATTTACGGTAAAGGATGTATAAAACACGGCAGGTCGGAGGAGGGGCAGCGTTACCTTGTTTTGCCGGAGCAGTTTCGTGTGAGAAAAGAAAGGAGCTGA
- the extKL gene encoding multiheme c-type cytochrome ExtKL, giving the protein MKAVTMLFRTCLILGCIMLFTQPLAAAEKSKKADKNPHTIATKEAKTIDELVEMLDEKKCGSCHPEIYKEWEKSWHAKSVTSPGALKGIHNFFAIGLPKEWKKPITKAEVLKCYDCHAPVINYASEELAVEIAEMVITAHKEKDKPSGEKAKKELSKLNVGCVSCHNLKAISVARGLRGDPKKGAIYGPTGANSGGAHETIETVDITRSVMCMQCHGKYTAPDGETIQCNTLSGSFQNAYQNNGGTETCQDCHMEKGGKNGKKSHLFPGGHDLDMVKKGLGLKVNFAQYRHLPGKIKGVKNDKAWIPSAIVTAFVENKAGHRIPDG; this is encoded by the coding sequence ATGAAAGCAGTAACTATGCTGTTTCGAACATGCTTGATACTCGGATGTATCATGCTGTTCACCCAACCTCTTGCGGCCGCAGAAAAAAGCAAAAAAGCCGACAAGAATCCCCACACCATTGCCACAAAAGAGGCTAAAACCATTGACGAACTCGTCGAAATGTTGGACGAGAAAAAATGTGGTTCATGCCACCCCGAAATCTACAAAGAGTGGGAAAAGTCCTGGCATGCCAAGTCTGTTACCTCTCCTGGTGCCTTAAAAGGTATTCATAATTTCTTCGCCATCGGTCTTCCGAAGGAATGGAAAAAACCGATAACCAAGGCCGAAGTACTCAAATGTTATGACTGCCATGCCCCGGTGATCAACTATGCTTCTGAAGAGTTAGCCGTAGAGATAGCCGAGATGGTCATTACAGCCCATAAGGAAAAAGACAAACCGTCTGGCGAAAAGGCCAAGAAAGAGCTGTCAAAACTGAATGTCGGCTGTGTTTCCTGTCATAACCTGAAGGCGATTTCTGTTGCCCGTGGTCTACGCGGAGACCCCAAGAAGGGTGCCATCTACGGCCCCACCGGAGCCAACAGCGGCGGTGCTCATGAAACCATCGAGACCGTTGACATCACCCGTTCGGTCATGTGTATGCAATGTCACGGCAAGTATACAGCACCGGACGGGGAGACCATCCAGTGTAACACGCTTTCCGGCAGCTTCCAGAACGCCTACCAAAACAACGGCGGCACCGAAACTTGTCAGGACTGCCATATGGAAAAGGGCGGCAAGAACGGCAAGAAAAGCCATCTCTTCCCAGGCGGTCATGACCTGGATATGGTGAAAAAAGGGCTCGGACTAAAAGTCAATTTTGCTCAATATCGTCACCTGCCTGGTAAAATCAAAGGCGTGAAAAACGATAAGGCCTGGATACCCAGTGCGATAGTAACAGCCTTTGTCGAGAACAAGGCGGGACATCGTATCCCGGACGGCTGA
- a CDS encoding aldo/keto reductase → MKSLEFDNGDRMPILGLGTWKSEPGDVYRAVKEALKLGYRHIDCAPIYGNEAEVGKALAESISEGVVSREELWITSKLWNDCHAPDDVQPALEKTLADLQTDYLDLYLIHWPVAHKKGCLFPNTGADMFSLEELPLSQTWKGMEAVLDKKLCRHIGVSNFSVPKLKALLEVARVRPEMNQIELHPYLQQPEMLDFCRKNKVHMTAYSPLGSPDRPPALKENDEPVLLEEAVVRRIAELHGCTSAQVLINWAVERETAVIPKSINPARLQENLSAAFLGLSPEDMVDITDLDRQRRYVSGAFWALEDGPCTVANLWDEKEGA, encoded by the coding sequence ATGAAGAGTCTGGAGTTTGATAATGGTGACCGAATGCCCATCCTGGGATTAGGGACCTGGAAGTCCGAGCCCGGCGATGTGTACAGGGCGGTCAAGGAGGCCCTGAAGTTGGGGTATCGCCATATTGATTGTGCGCCTATCTACGGTAATGAAGCCGAAGTCGGCAAGGCCCTGGCTGAATCCATCAGCGAAGGTGTTGTGTCCAGAGAAGAGCTTTGGATAACCTCTAAGCTCTGGAATGATTGCCATGCACCTGATGATGTGCAGCCTGCCTTGGAAAAGACCCTTGCGGATTTACAGACAGACTATCTTGATCTCTATCTGATTCACTGGCCCGTAGCCCATAAGAAAGGCTGTCTTTTTCCTAATACCGGCGCGGATATGTTTTCCCTTGAGGAATTACCGCTTTCGCAGACCTGGAAAGGTATGGAAGCGGTGCTGGATAAGAAGCTCTGTCGTCATATAGGGGTGAGCAACTTCAGTGTGCCAAAACTCAAAGCCTTGCTGGAGGTCGCTCGCGTGCGGCCCGAAATGAACCAGATTGAGTTGCATCCTTATTTGCAGCAGCCGGAGATGTTGGATTTTTGTCGTAAGAATAAGGTGCATATGACAGCGTATTCTCCTTTGGGCTCGCCGGACAGACCGCCTGCTCTGAAGGAAAATGATGAACCTGTGCTGCTGGAGGAAGCTGTGGTTCGCCGGATAGCTGAGCTGCATGGTTGTACCTCGGCTCAAGTCCTGATCAATTGGGCCGTGGAGCGGGAAACGGCGGTTATTCCTAAATCAATCAATCCGGCTCGGTTGCAGGAAAATCTTTCTGCCGCTTTTCTGGGGCTCAGCCCTGAGGATATGGTCGATATTACGGATCTTGATCGGCAGCGTCGCTATGTCAGCGGAGCCTTTTGGGCCTTGGAAGATGGTCCCTGCACTGTGGCGAATCTCTGGGATGAAAAGGAAGGGGCTTGA